A stretch of the Elephas maximus indicus isolate mEleMax1 chromosome 3, mEleMax1 primary haplotype, whole genome shotgun sequence genome encodes the following:
- the LOC126073551 gene encoding histone H2A type 2-B, with amino-acid sequence MSGRGKQGGKARAKAKSRSSRAGLQFPVGRVHRLLRKGNYAERVGAGAPVYLAAVLEYLTAEILELAGNAARDNKKTRIIPRHLQLAVRNDEELNKLLGGVTIAQGGVLPNIQAVLLPKKTESHKPGKNK; translated from the coding sequence ATGTCAGGACGCGGGAAACAGGGAGGCAAAGCACGCGCAAAGGCCAAGTCGCGCTCGTCACGCGCTGGCCTTCAGTTCCCGGTGGGCCGAGTACACCGCCTGCTCCGCAAAGGCAACTATGCCGAGCGCGTGGGTGCAGGCGCGCCTGTGTACTTGGCGGCCGTGCTCGAGTATCTGACGGCGGAAATCCTGGAGTTGGCGGGGAACGCGGCCCGCGACAACAAGAAGACGCGCATCATTCCTCGCCATTTGCAACTGGCCGTGAGAAATGACGAAGAGCTCAACAAGTTACTCGGAGGTGTCACCATTGCTCAGGGCGGCGTCTTGCCAAATATCCAGGCTGTCTTGTTACCCAAGAAAACGGAGAGTCACAAACCTGGCAAGAATAAATAA
- the BOLA1 gene encoding bolA-like protein 1, whose amino-acid sequence MLSGRLVASLVSMAGRVCLSRGSAGAGTVGPVEAAIRAKLEQALSPEVLELRNESGGHAVPPGSETHFRVAVVSSRFEGLSPLQRHRLVHDALSEELAGPVHALAIQARTPAQWRENPQLDTSPPCLGGNKKTRGTP is encoded by the coding sequence ATGCTGAGTGGGCGGCTGGTCGCGAGTCTGGTCTCCATGGCCGGCCGCGTCTGTCTGTCCCGGGGCAGCGCGGGAGCGGGGACCGTCGGTCCGGTGGAAGCTGCCATTCGCGCGAAGTTGGAGCAGGCTTTGAGCCCCGAGGTACTGGAGCTGCGCAATGAGAGCGGCGGCCACGCGGTCCCACCAGGCAGCGAGACGCATTTCCGCGTGGCAGTGGTGAGCTCTCGCTTCGAGGGACTAAGTCCTTTGCAACGGCACCGTCTGGTCCACGACGCGCTGTCAGAGGAGCTGGCGGGTCCGGTGCACGCACTGGCCATCCAGGCGCGGACCCCAGCCCAGTGGAGGGAAAACCCTCAACTGGACACGAGCCCCCCTTGCCTCGGTGGAAACAAGAAAACTCGAGGAACCCCATGA